A genomic segment from Dasypus novemcinctus isolate mDasNov1 chromosome X, mDasNov1.1.hap2, whole genome shotgun sequence encodes:
- the PLXNB3 gene encoding plexin-B3 isoform X4 yields the protein MGRAGAIALWGGRPGLRRDALLAPPAAPRPPRAAELKRRTCSAPRRPGPLLSHPFVARPVMAARLPLLLLSLLPPPPPALARRFSAPNTTFNRLALAPGPGSLYVGAVNRLFQLSPELQLQAVAVTGPVLDSPDCVPFRDPAECPHARLMDNANQLLLVSGGTRELVACGQVRQGVCEKRRLEDVAEVLYQAEDPGDGQFVAANVPGVATVGLVVPGPGRDLLLVARGLAGKLSGGVPPLAVRQLAGPQPFSSEGLGRLVVGDFADYNNSYVGAFATARSAYFVFRRRGARAQTEYRSYVARVCLGDANLYSYVEVPLACRGQGLIQAAFLGPGALLGAFAAGPGEARAALCAFPLAELDGSMEQARRLCYTAGGRGPSGAEEATVEYGVTSRCVTLPPDSPESYPCGDEHTPSPIAGRRPLEAEPLLWLRQPISAVAALQADGHTLAFLGDTQGQLHKVFLNGSRGQVYHSQQVGPAGSAISADLLVDGGGGHLYVLTAQQVARVPVAACPQFPDCASCLQARDPLCGWCVLQGRCTRKGQCERAAQPAQWLWSYGGDSRCLHIQTLQPAHHPRQEQGEVTLSVPRLPSLALDEYFHCAFGDYESLAQVEGPQVACVTPPHDQVPPNPPGTDHVTVPLTLMFEDVAVATANFSFYDCGAVQALDVAAPCRACVGSLWRCHWCPQSSQCVHGGHCPEGERTVYSTQEVDTQLRGPEACPRVEGLAGPALVPVGWESRLALRVQNLQHFLGRPAPYHCWLELPGKPQKLPAVLEESAGDAGLIHCEARQFRPSTSQRELPVPIYVTRGEVQRLDNAAPLRVTLYDCAVGHPDCSHCQAANGSLGCVWCSHGQPACRYGPLCPPGAAEPVCPTPSIHSIEPLTGPPEGGLALTILGSNLGRDFADVEDAVRVAGRPCRPDPALYQISARIVCVTSPAPNGTAGPVQVAIRSRPPGISSQRFTYQDPVLLSLSPRRGPQAGGTQLTIHGQHLQTGGNVSAFVGGQPCPMGGRLIRVRGTGLDVVQRPLLSVKLEAAAGQAGGPLARPPDPRPLSCGVAAAAPQACIQLAEGWLQCSTVCAVNSSSLLLCLSPAVPDGARPHQVFFHLDNVRVDFARASGGQDFRYQPNPRLAPLSRDGAAGPYRLKPGHVLDVEGEGLNLGISKEEVRVRIGAGECLVKTLTLTHLYCEPPPRAPRPANGSSTLPQFVVQMGNVRLALGPVQYEAEPALAAFPVGAQVGLGIGAAVLIAAVLLLTLMYRHKSKQALRDYQKVLVQLENLEVGVGDQCRKEFTDLMTEMTDLSSDLEASGIPFLDYRTYAERVFFPGHRGRPLQPPPDGPEEEGRRATVRQGLTQLSNLLNSKLFLLTLIRTLEGQPSFSQRDRCHVASLLSLALHGKLEYLTDILQTLLSDLAAHCVDKNPKLMLRRTETMAEKLLTNWLAICLYTFLREVAGEPLYMLFRAIKYQVDKGPVDAVTGKAKRTLNDSRLLREDVEFRPLTLMVLVGPGPGGAAGGSGEQRVPARVLDTDTITQVKEKVLDQVYKGTPFSQRPSVQALDLEWRSGLAGHLTLSDEDLTSVTQSHWKRLNTLQHYKVPDGATVGLIPQLHNGGAVSQSRAQSCPSGENIPMLEDGDEGGVRLWHLVKATEEPEGAKPRRSSLRERERARAKAIPEIYLTRLLSMKGTLQKFVDDTFQAILSVNRPVPIAVKYLFDFLDELALKHGIEDAETLHIWKTNSLLLRFWVNTLKNPQFIFDVRLSDNVDAILAVIAQTFIDSCTISEHKVGRDSPVNKLLYAREIPRYKQMVEKYYADIRQSSPTSYQEMNSALAELSGNYTSAPHCLEALQELYTHIHRSSVPWRVTPSVRRCSWPAACSSLPPWWRTKSPTCELRPAQEQRQDPPMSCLTSPGWSPGLRGWQSGGQGAQPGAVPSSGLPGATAALQSALHAPPLAHF from the exons ATGGGCCGGGCGGGCGCGATTGCATTGTGGGGAGGGAGACCGGGGCTCCGCCGGGACGCGCTCCTGGCGCCGCCAGCTGCTCCTCGGCCCCCCAG GGCAGCTGAACTGAAGAGACGCACTTGCTCGGCCCCACGCCGCCCGGGACCCCTTTTGTCGCATCCCTTCGTGGCG CGCCCCGTGATGGCTGCCCGCCtcccgctgctgctgctgtcccTGCTGCCACCgccgcccccagccctggcccgcCGCTTCTCCGCACCCAACACCACCTTCAACCGCCTGGCGCTGGCGCCAGGCCCCGGCTCGCTCTACGTGGGCGCCGTGAACCGCCTCTTCCAGCTCAGCCCCGAGCTGCAGCTGCAGGCCGTGGCCGTCACCGGCCCCGTGCTCGACAGCCCCGACTGCGTGCCTTTCCGCGACCCGGCCGAGTGCCCGCACGCCCGGCTCATGGACAACGCCAACCAGCTGCTGCTGGTGAGCGGCGGCACCCGCGAGCTGGTGGCCTGCGGGCAGGTGCGGCAGGGGGTGTGCGAGAAGCGGCGCCTGGAGGACGTGGCCGAGGTGCTGTACCAGGCCGAGGACCCCGGCGACGGGCAGTTCGTGGCCGCCAACGTCCCGGGAGTGGCCACGGTGGGCCTGGTGGTGCCCGGGCCCGGGCGAGACCTCCTGCTGGTGGCCCGGGGCCTGGCGGGCAAACTGTCGGGAGGGGTCCCTCCCCTGGCCGTGCGCCAGCTGGCCGGCCCGCAGCCCTTCTCCAGCGAGGGCCTGGGCCGCCTCGTGGTGGGCGACTTCGCCGACTACAACAACAGCTACGTGGGCGCCTTTGCCACGGCCCGCTCCGCCTACTTCGTCTTCCGCCGCCGCGGGGCCCGGGCGCAGACCGAGTACCGCTCCTACGTGGCCCGCGTCTGTCTGGGCGATGCCAACCTGTACTCCTACGTGGAGGTGCCCCTGGCTTGCCGGGGACAGGGCCTCATCCAGGCTGCCTTCCTCGGGCCGGGCGCCCTGCTGGGGGCGTTTGCCGCGGGCCCCGGGGAGGCGCGGGCGGCCCTGTGCGCCTTTCCGCTGGCAGAGCTGGACGGCAGCATGGAGCAGGCCCGGCGGCTCTGCTACACGGCTGGTGGCCGGGGCCCCAGCGGCGCGGAGGAAGCCACCGTGGAGTACGGCGTCACATCCCGCTGCGTCACCCTGCCCCCT gaCTCCCCAGAGTCGTACCCCTGCGGTGACGAGCACACACCCAGCCCCATAGCTGGCCGCCGGCCCCTGGAGGCCGAGCCCCTGCTGTGGCTCCGGCAGCCCATCAGCGCGGTGGCGGCCCTCCAGGCGGACGGGCACACGCTGGCCTTCCTGGGGGACACCCAGGGCCAGCTGCATAAG GTCTTTCTCAACGGCTCGCGGGGCCAGGTGTACCACTCGCAGCAAGTGGGGCCCGCAGGCTCGGCCATCAGCGCCGACCTGCTGGTGGACGGCGGCGGCGGCCACCTCTACGTCCTCACGGCCCAGCAG GTGGCCCGGGTGCCCGTGGCGGCCTGCCCCCAGTTCCCCGACTGCGCCAGCTGCCTGCAGGCCCGGGACCCGCTGTGTGGCTGGTGTGTCCTCCAGGGCCG GTGTACCCGGAAGGGCCAGTGCGAGCGGGCGGCCCAGCCAGCCCAGTGGCTGTGGAGCTATGGGGGGGACAGCCGCTGCCTGCACATCCAGACCCTGCAGCCGGCCCACCACCCCCGCCAGGAGCAGGGCGAG GTCACCCTGTCTGTCCCTCGGCTGCCTTCCCTGGCCCTGGATGAGTACTTCCACTGTGCCTTTGGGGACTACGAGAGCTTGGCTCAAGTGGAAGGGCCCCAAGTGGCCTGTGTCACCCCTCCCCATGACCAAGTGCCACCCAACCCTCCAGGCACAG ATCACGTCACCGTGCCCCTGACCCTGATGTTCGAGGACGTGGCCGTGGCGACGGCCAACTTCTCCTTCTACGACTGCGGCGCCGTCCAGGCTTTGGACGTGGCGGCCCC gTGCCGCGCTTGTGTGGGCAGCCTCTGGCGGTGCCACTGGTGCCCCCAAAGCAGTCAGTGCGTGCATGGGGGACACTGTCCAGAGGGCGAGAGGACCGTCTACAGCACCCAGGAG GTGGACACCCAGCTGCGTGGCCCAGAGGCTTGCCCGCGGGTCGAGGGCCTGGCGGGTCCCGCCCTGGTGCCCGTGGGCTGGGAGAGCCGGCTGGCCCTGCGCGTGCAGAACCTGCAGCACTTCCTG GGCCGGCCTGCCCCCTACCACTGCTGGCTGGAGCTGCCGGGAAAGCCGCAAAAGCTGCCCGCCGTCCTGGAGGAGAGCGCTGGGGACGCGGGCCTCATCCACTGCGAGGCCCGGCAG TTCCGCCCCTCCACGTCCCAGCGGGAGCTCCCCGTGCCCATCTACGTCACCCGGGGCGAGGTCCAGCGGCTGGACAATGCGGCCCCTCTCCGCG TGACCCTGTACGACTGCGCAGTGGGCCACCCCGACTGCAGCCACTGTCAGGCAGCCAACGGGAGCCTGGGCTGTGTGTGGTGCAGCCATGGCCAGCCGGCCTGCCGCTACGGGCCCCTGTGCCCGCCTGGGGCTGCCGAGCCCGTGTGCCCCACGCCCAGCATCCACTCG ATTGAGCCCCTGACCGGCCCCCCCGAGGGGGGCCTGGCCCTCACCATCCTGGGCTCCAATCTCGGCCGGGACTTTGCCGACGTAGAGGACGCCGTGCGCGTGGCCGGCCGGCCCTGCCGCCCCGACCCAGCTCTCTACCAGATCTCGGCTCG GATTGTGTGTGTGACGTCGCCCGCCCCCAATGGCACCGCTGGGCCGGTCCAGGTGGCCATTAGGAGTCGGCCACCAGGCATCTCCAGCCAGCGCTTCACCTACCAG GATCCCGTCCTTCTGAGCCTGAGTCCCCGGCGCGGCCCCCAGGCGGGGGGCACCCAGCTCACCATCCATGGGCAGCACCTGCAGACAGGAGGCAACGTCAGTGCCTTCGTGGGGGGCCAGCCCTGTCCCAT GGGTGGGCGGCTGATCCGTGTCCGAGGGACGGGCCTGGACGTGGTGCAGCGGCCCCTGCTGTCGGTGAAGCTGGAGGCGGCGGCAGGGCAGGCTGGGGGGCCGCTGGCCCGGCCCCCGGACCCGAGGCCGCTGAGCTGTGGGGTCGCCGCTGCAGCCCCCCAGGCTTGCATCCAGCTTGCGGAGGGCTGGCTGCAG TGCTCCACCGTCTGCGCCGTGAACTCGTCCAGCCTCCTGCTGTGCCTGAGCCCCGCCGTGCCCGACGGGGCGCGCCCGCACCAGGTCTTCTTCCACCTGGACAACGTGCGGGTGGACTTCGCCCGCGCCAGCGGCGGCCAGGACTTCCGCTACCAGCCCAACCCCCGCCTGGCCCCGCTCAGCCGCGACGGGGCGGCCGGGCCCTACCGCCTCAAGCCGGGCCACGTGCTGGACGTGGAG GGCGAGGGCCTCAACCTGGGCATCAGCAAGGAGGAGGTGCGCGTGCGCATCGGGGCCGGGGAGTGCCTGGTGAAGACGCTCACGCTCACCCACCTGTACTGCGAGCCGCCCCCGCGGGCCCCGCGCCCGGCCAACGGCTCCAGCACCCTGCCGCAGTTCGTG GTGCAGATGGGCAACGTGCGCCTGGCCCTGGGCCCCGTGCAGTACGAGGCGGAGCCCGCGCTGGCCGCCTTCCCCGTGGGCGCTCAGGTGGGCCTGGGCATCGGCGCCGCTGTGCTGATCGCCGCCGTGCTCCTCCTCACGCTCATGTAcag GCACAAGAGCAAGCAAGCCCTACGCGACTACCAGAAGGTTCTGGTGCAGCTGGAGAACCTGGAGGTCGGCGTGGGCGACCAGTGCCGCAAGGAGTTCACAG ACCTGATGACGGAGATGACGGACCTCAGCAGTGATCTGGAGGCCAGCGGGATCCCCTTCCTGGACTACCGCACGTACGCGGAGCGTGTCTTCTTCCCGGGCCACCGCGGGCGCCCGCTGCAGCCGCCTCCCGATGGCCCCGAGGAGGAGGGCCGCCGCGCCACCGTGCGCCAGGGCCTCACGCAGCTCTCCAACCTTCTCAACAGCAAGCTCTTCCTCCTCACG CTCATCCGTACCCTGGAGGGGCAGCCCAGCTTCTCACAGCGGGACCGCTGCCACGTGGCCTCGCTGCTGTCCCTGGCGCTACACGGCAAGCTTGAGTACCTGACGGACATCCTGCAGACGCTGCTCAGCGACCTGGCCGCCCACTGTGTGGACAAGAACCCCAAGCTCATGCTGCGCAG GACCGAGACCATGGCGGAGAAGCTGCTCACCAACTGGCTAGCCATCTGTCTCTACACGTTCCTGAGG GAAGTGGCTGGGGAGCCGCTGTACATGCTCTTCCGGGCCATCAAGTACCAGGTGGACAAGGGCCCTGTGGACGCGGTGACGGGCAAGGCCAAGCGGACCCTGAACGACAGCCGCCTGCTGCGGGAGGACGTGGAGTTCCGGCCGCTGACGCTGATGGTGCTGGTGGGCCCTGGCCCgggcggggccgcggggggcAGCGGGGAGCAGCGCGTGCCGGCCCGCGTGCTCGACACGGACACCATCACTCAGGTCAAGGAGAAGGTGTTGGACCAGGTCTACAAGGGCACGCCCTTCTCCCAGAGGCCCTCGGTGCAGGCCCTAGATCTGG AGTGGCGCTCGGGCCTGGCCGGTCACCTGACCCTGTCGGATGAGGATCTGACCTCGGTGACGCAGAGCCACTGGAAGAGGCTTAACACCCTGCAGCACTACAAG GTCCCAGATGGCGCGACAGTGGGGCTCATCCCCCAGCTGCACAACGGGGGCGCCGTCTCCCAGAGTCGGGCCCAGAGCTGCCCCTCCGGGGAGA ATATCCCCATGCTCGAGGACGGCGACGAGGGCGGGGTGCGCCTCTGGCATCTGGTGAAGGCCACCGAGGAGCCAGAAGGGGCCAAGCCACGGCGCAGCAGCCTGCGGGAGCGGGAGCGGGCACGGGCCAAGGCCATCCCGGAAATCTACCTCACCCGCCTGCTCTCCATGAAG GGCACGCTGCAGAAGTTCGTGGACGACACGTTCCAGGCCATCCTGAGCGTGAACCGCCCGGTGCCCATCGCGGTCAAGTACCTGTTCGACTTCCTGGATGAGCTGGCGCTGAAGCACGGCATCGAGGATGCGGAGACCCTGCACATCTGGAAGACCAACAG CCTGCTGCTGCGGTTCTGGGTGAACACCCTGAAGAACCCCCAGTTCATCTTCGACGTGCGGCTGTCAGACAACGTGGACGCCATCCTCGCCGTCATCGCGCAGACCTTCATCGACTCCTGCACCATCTCCGAGCACAAAGTGGGCCGG GACTCCCCCGTGAACAAACTGCTCTACGCCCGCGAGATCCCTCGCTACAAGCAGATGGTGGAGAA ATACTACGCCGACATTCGCCAGAGCTCCCCCACCAGCTACCAGGAGATGAACTCGGCCCTGGCCGAGCTGTCTGGG AACTACACTTCTGCCCCCCACTGCCTGGAGGCCCTGCAGGAGCTCTACACCCACATCCACAG ATCATCAGTGCCCTGGAGAGTGACCCCGTCAGTCAGAAGATGCAGCTGGCCTGCCGCCTGCAGCAGCTTGCCGCCCTGGTGGAGAACAAAGTCACCGACCTGTGAGCTCCGGCCAGCTCAGGAGCAGCGGCAGGACCCCCCGATGTCGTGCCTGACGAGCCCCGGATGGAGCCCAGGACTGAGGGGCTGGCAgagcggggggcagggggcgcaGCCAGGCGCGGTGCCCAGCAGTGGGCTCCCCGGAGCCACCGCCGCCCTCCAGTCCGCCCTGCATGCCCCTCCCTTGGCTCACTTCTAA